Sequence from the Spirochaetales bacterium genome:
GAATCCAATATTAAATATATTTCTTATTTAAAATTACAAGGCTACCGTTTTTATACTTTTCATTCCCCTTATATAATTACCGATGAAACTCCCTGGATAGAAATACTTCCCTGATTTGACAACTGACTGTTTTTAAAAATAATAAGCTCCGTCCCTGCCTCGTCTGTCTCCTATACATTAAATGATCCCTGTAAACAACCTCCGTCCCCAAAGGCATTCTGTGATCGTGGCATTATGGATTCGAGTTTTCTTTTGAAAGAGCGCTTACCTTTTTTCGATTGAGACAACAGTGTTTGTACTTTTTACCGCTTCCGCATGGGCAGGGGCTGTTTCTGCCGGTTTTTTTACCGTATGGTATAAACATCGACGTTAATACGGAACCAAACCTGCTTTTCATATCCTGGCGGAATATGTGTTTGAGTATGTTATAGAGTTCAGGGTGTTTTTCGGCCATTACTCCGGGATTTTCAAAAAAATACTCACTTACAACGGCAAAAAACTCGGCATTGTTTGTGAGTGCGTAGGGGTTTATATCCGATTTTCCCTCCATTATGAGTGCCGATTCCTTTTTAATGCATGAAAGCCATTCTTTCGTCACTTGCCTGTCGGCGATAAGTGCGGGAATTCCGTCGATATAACCGTCTTCACCATCGATTTTATGGGCGAATTCATGAAAACCAACATTGAGTTTGTCTTTATCGATACTGAAGCCCCGATAGAGGGATGGCTTGGAGAGGACCATTGTGGAGCCCCGGCCCGTTACGAGGCCGAGGATATTTTTTTCTTTCGCATAAAAATCATAGTTGAGATCAAAATCATCGGGATAGACAAGAATCTCGGTAAGTTTGTCATATTCCCATTCAGGAAAACCGAATACG
This genomic interval carries:
- a CDS encoding SEC-C domain-containing protein, with the translated sequence MAEKHPELYNILKHIFRQDMKSRFGSVLTSMFIPYGKKTGRNSPCPCGSGKKYKHCCLNRKKVSALSKENSNP